A region of the Oncorhynchus nerka isolate Pitt River linkage group LG26, Oner_Uvic_2.0, whole genome shotgun sequence genome:
GGCTGAGCTGCAACCCCAACTGTCTGCAGGCGCTGGTCAGGACTGGCTCAGTGGCTCTGATCCGCCATCACCTGGTCCAGAGAGGGAGTGACCCTGAGAGTTGGGGAGCTGGAGAGAGGCAGACTGATAGGGTCAAGTCCAAAGTGAAACAGCTTGGTAAGTTTAATTGATGTACTTGATCATAAAGTTTGGTTTTTAGTTTGTAATGGTGCTGCTGTAACGTTTTGGGTATAATTTATTGTCTTTAGGTCTTGCTCTGCTTAGTAATCTACGTGTTCAGTGTGAGTCTGGATTTGGTTCTGGAGTCCTGAGCCATGTAATGCtgtcaggctcagagtcagacAAGCTGAACTGTGCTCTGTCTCTACCACTAGTAAATGGGTAAGTCAAATTGTCTTGTGTGAAATGGCACTGGTGGAATGTTAAGAAATGTATACCAACTGTAATCTGACATCAACTTGTGTTCCCTAACAGTAACAAGGTTCTCTTGAAGAAACTTCTTCTAGACAACGGTGGTCTACTCTTGGCTCTGGAGCCCCTTGGATGTAATGAGGACGAGGAAGAGGAAGACCATCACACCAGTGAATGCCGACGACTCCTCTCAGATTGTCTCAACTCACCGCAACATGTCTCTGCCCCCCAGCTCCACTCTCTATATTTCTCCCTGCTGATTGGATGCCTCTCTAGTCTGATGGGTTGCCCCAAAACAGTACTGGCTAAAAGAAGGTGCAGGGTACTCAGTCCTATCAAACCCCTGTCAGTCTCACAAACCGGTAAAGCTTCACCCCCTCCCTTAAAAAAGCCTCGTCTGGTCAATATCTGTCCTTACAATGACTCAACCTTTGACCTCCTCTTCCTGCTGGATGATGGGAGCCAGGTGTCAGCCAATAGGGAAGCAGTGGCTGGGGCGGAGGGAACTGAGGTGGTGGGGTCTGAGTACTTCAGGGCCCTGTTGAGGGGGGGCTTTGGAGAGGCACAAGGGAGAACCGGGGAGGCCATCCCCATCAGGGATGTGAGCCAAGGCATGCTGCTACCTGTACTGCACTATCTGCATGGCTGTCGCCTGAACAAGGACGGAGAGACTgcagaggaacagggggatgagacggagagagaaggcagaggagAGTGTCAGATTTTAGGATCATTGGCCTCTGAGGGGCTGGGTGTCTGGCGAGACGGGGCAGAAGAACCCTCACCAGAGGCACAGGGCTTCCAGAAGACCCCCCTAGCTGAGACGATGATGGGGGCCTGTAGGTTTTTGGTGAcagagttgcagagggaggtggaggatctgtgtgtgtctttgctgTCCTGCTCTGCCAAGAATGCTGGTCGAATTGCAGATGTTGGCAAAAAGCCTCCATCTAACATGGACCAATATGGGTCAGAGGGAGAGTCTGCTGACGAGAGCCTGGCAAACCGCACATCTGGACTAGAGTTGAGTGGTTCTGAGGCCCAGACAGACTCCTTGGCCCCCACAGTGACAGCAGGCCAGGCTGAGTCACTACATGGCTCTGGACTCCAACCCTGTCAGCAGACAGAGGGTAGACGGCACTCTGCCCCTGGACCAGGCCAGAAGGGCAATAGTGCACCAAAGACAACCTCAGGACTGGAGACTTGTGTCAATCCGCTGAAATCAAGTTCTGCCTCAAAGTGCTGCAAAAGACGTTCTAAACTGCGGAGTGTTTCAAACACACACAAGGTTGCGGATTCTGTACAGGACTCTAAAGTTGGTCCTGGTAGATGGACCCTCCTACCCCAGGTGTATTGGTTTTCCCAACGGTACAGCTATCCTGGACTGGGCAGGGCCTGCCTGTCCCTACTGCTGGGCTCTCAGGGCTTCTCCCAGCCCCGCCCTTCTTCCCTGGCTGCAGACTGCCTGCACAGACTGGCCAGAGAGGCAGACTGTACAGAGACTCTGAAACGTGACCTAGTGAGTCTGGCCACCATGGCCCTGAGCTGAGAGGGGTGTTGGGTGGagatggaggtgaggagaggagaaacaggatgAAATAGATTATTAGGGATGGTATGAGATCATGTGATTGTCTCTCCAATGACACTGAAGTTAACGTTTGTCATTGTGAAAAGTCTTCACAAAATGATTAGCCTTCCTTCCTTGTGAATATCTGTCTTTGTCTCACAACAAATAACCTTTATATTCCAATATTGGTGTTTACAAAGTAATTGAAGTTTGAATTATTTTCTTCAGAATAGTACATTTATATTTAAAGGAGTCACGCTGCCATTTAAAGGGATGGGTTCTCAGACAGTGAATCATGAGGAAAATAATGATCTCATGGTGCACTGTAAATTAAGTTGTATTATAATGAAAACATTAGCATAATGTAATATGCTAAATACTTTTGTTGCATGTAATGTTaactttttttatattttcagttTGATTTTGAAATATACACAGCTGTCCTGTAAATGTCCTGTATTGACTTGGATGACTAATAATCAGGGTGGAACTGGGTGCCATGTTGTATATGCTGTAAATAAAGTGAACTTTAGGAGTAGCTGCAAGGTGACGATAACAGAGATCAGCTTTCACTCGCCTCATGTGAATCCACGCTCCTCAATAAATCTGTTTAGACGTCTTTCTCTTTTGTCCTGTCTGAAAAGGAATACTGTATCTAAAGGACAAGACAGATCAACACGAATGTTGACTATGCGCAGTAGGTCACCTGCTCGGTGCTCAGACGAACAGTGGGGATTCAACATGGAGAATTGTTGGGAAATGAACAGAAAATGACAGCCAATGTTCTGTGGTAAGAGCAAGGCCACACCCACTACGCACATCCAATGTTCTGTGGGAAGAGCAAGGCCACACCCACTACGCACAGCCAATGTTCTGTGGTAAGAGCAAGGCCACACCCACTACGCACAGCCAACGTCTGTGTTGGTCAGTCTTGTCCTCAATGTATGTTTGGCGTTCAGAACTGGAATATATGTATGTTTACATACTAGTTCCATTCATCTTACACATAATATCAGACAGTTGGAGGTAAAGAAATGAGAAgccactcagtgtgtgtgtgatacagtaAAACtagtatattttttatttctatcTGACTGAGAGAACCACAGTCAGTAGTGTTGCTAATTGGCCCCTTGGTCAGTAGCATAATGCCAGGTTCATTAGAGCTATAGATTACAGCTATTCAGCATGTAGCAATCAGGGAAGGTGGATGATCAGCATAGAGTTAGGAGGTTTCCTTAGTGGCGGGGGCCCTCATAGCCCTCAGGAAGAGCATTTTCATGAGGGTTGTGGAAGAGAGAGTGGTTGCCATCACCCCAGGGCCATTTCTGAAAGAGAAAGTTGTTTTCATCATTCAGGATAGATTGGATAAAACTAGACCTATGTTCAGAAAGACatcccactactactaccaatccTAACATGTAGATGATGAACTGTGAGTGAAGTTAGTCTGTTGGTTATCAGAGTGCCTCCTGTATCACCTTGGTGCGGATGCGAAGGTGTGAGTAGGCCACAAACTCAGGGGGTTCATGGGAGTGCTGCTGCATCTTCATGTAGGCGTTGGCGATGCAGACGGCCACACCAGGTAGGGCCAACACAAACGACAGGACCTTCCAGGTCCTAGCTGTGGAGTTCAAACCATTTCCGCTAGATCAGACTCAACGGTTCTGTGTGACCCTGAGTTATCAAGGCTTAGGTACATCACAACACCAGCATAACTAAGTAACAGCAGCTCCAAAACACTGATGATCCAGTTCAGATTTCAGTGACTCAGCCTTGGTTCCTTGTCTCAGGCTCTGACATGCAGGACAGAAGCGCATCAATTACAATATGATACATTTGTAAGTCACCTGACAGGCCTAAATACAGCAGAGCACAAACATTTAATGAATGTAAGAGGAAGACTGCCAACTTTCCACAAACCTCTGTTAATGTTAAACCCAGAAGCCCAACTGAACACAAAAGGTGCAGGCAGTAGGGCacagagaatataacacaatatgaGAAGAGTTAAGTACATtacacacacctgatcctccctcaTGGCCTGCGTGTGATGCAGCAGATAATACCCTGCGGGCCACCATCGATGCAGGAGACGCCATTCCTGTGGAGTACAGACAGACAACTCTTAAACCAATGGACAGAGGATAGAACTGGGAATTAGTTTCTATGTTTGTGTAGACAGAGAGGCAGTAGGCTATGTTCAGATGAGTAGATTTATTCCTTTTAGAAAAGTGCTATTATATTTCAAGGTAATTTATTACACCCTATAGACAAGATGAAATCATCCAGGTCCAGGCCCACACGTTATCCATGTTAAAGGTTTATATTGTGGCTCCTCTACCCCAGCAACTTCACATACAGTAAGTAGGTCAAGCTGAAGCTCTCATTAAACCTTCATAGATAAGATACCCCATTAAAATGGCTCACAATACATGTTAACTGACAGTAAATGTCTAACCTAGTCATTTTCAAATGAAGTCAAATACATTTTATAAATATTGGGTTTTAAATACCTAAAAGTAAAGTTTAACAACAGACAGAAGCCACAGGCCTGTTGATATTACTGGTGATCTGAAATGGGAAAGACTTGGGAAGCAAAAATTAAACAAATACCATAAAATCTGTAAAAACTTTCTGTTCTTTATCCAAAAAGTTTAACTCACCTTTAATTTTGTTGGTCAGTCTTTTGTCCCTTTCTCTTTCTGCACCTTTGTGTCTGTTTGTCCTTCAGCCTGTCCTGGACTGAACAGAACTGTGAGACTCCTCCCTGTTGCAACCTGTCCGTCTGCCAAGAAATATCAAGTTTATATTTGGTCAAGTGCAAAAGGCAGGCCGGAAGATCTGTGATAGAGAGGAAGAAGGAATGGGATGGGTGGTTGACATTGTCTGTTGTGTTTTTGTCTCTTTGTAAACTGCACATGAGATTTCCTGCTGTGTAAGTGCTAGGCACTTTTGCACTTGACCAAATATAAACTTGATATTCTAGGAATTTACACTAAAACCGGTTAAAATTAAGATCCTACTAATAGTAGTAGGTCCCAGTTTTGTTCAATCTAATTCTGCGCATGACCACATGCACGTGAGATTGATAGATTACCATGAACGACATCACATGTTGATCAGATGGCGGGAAAGGGTCTGAAGTGGGAAAATAGCGTCTGATGAAGCTTTGAAATAGATGGTCTGTATTTCCTTTATGTTTTTGTTGAAGAGTTCACAAGAAGGCTAATGTGTCAAGCAATTCAGCACGCCTAATTTCATAGGGTTGGCATTTGTAGATAAATGTATTTTCATCAACTATACTTCAGTTACATAGAGAATGGGACGTGTACAATCGGAAGTTGTGAATATGACTGATAGGTGTGTCTGCTAATCATGGTGCAGCTGACCTGTCCTTTTCATTTGCTGAAGTCTGACTTGAATCTGGTCCAGCTGGAACTTGTACAAGTTCAGAAATAGCTCCCACTGTGTGTCACAGGGTAACAGTATGCCCTGATCTGCGGTTAGTCAGTGGCAGTCACAGTGCAGCACCCACACCTCTTCCTAGACAGTGATCGTTCTATACCTACAGACTGCAGCCTGAACTTTGTATTGCTTAATGTTGAGCTATCTCTCTCATAGTTGGgcgggacgtgtgtgtgtgtgtgtgtgtgtgtgtgtgtgtgtgtgtgtgtgtgtgtgtgtgtgtgtgtgtgtgtgtgtgtgtgtgtgtgtgtgtgtgtgtgtgtgtgtgtgtgtgcgtgtgtgcgtgcgtgcgtgcgtgcgtgcgtgcgtgtgtgcgcgcgtgtgcgcgtgcgcgtgcgtgcatgTCAGATAATAGTGTCCGTGGTGTAGGCCTATCTTATTGAAGCTGACAGAACCATAGGTTTAATGCTGCACATTTGGGTTTGAAATTAAATACTTAATATTGACATTCAAAGACGAGATAGCAAATAGGTCTAGAAGTGTAGTATTACTTCGCTATAGATAATTATCATATCAGAACAGTAGCGGTTCGTGGGTaagaaaagccatattacaacctatatttgtaataattgcgttgtttgctctataacctgttagttcatgtggccttgatatatagacctaaaggctgagacaataagaggacaaagtggcagaataaattcaactacAGCTTTGTTTCATCGCAAAAGCGACAAGCAacctctgtccagtgaagtccacaaagcatattgcatgtagcaaacagttacatgacctacagcatggtcaagcaagttactgtttccaacattttcggaccactaaacaactatgGATTTAGAAGCACTGtgagttaccgcaagtcgcaaagGAAACAGGAGCTCCACTATTCACACCAAATCCAAGTTGGCTTCCCTTTACACTTTTTTTGGTGCGCTAGGAACATTCACatttgagctcactcagtttagctcaacgctgattggctattattttatacttGTTTCATCATGGGAGatcaaatgctcgctggcttcctttgcattcaatgctacaggtggctacaatgtcatactcttttggaACTACACATACAgtgacagaggggcgctgtttcacttgttcggatgctttctctggtgagataCAGTACAGTTGTgcccaaaagttttgagaatgacacaaatattaattttctcaaagtctgctgcctcagtgtctttagatatttttgtcagatgttactattgaatactgaagtataattacaagcatttcatacgtgtcaaaggcttttattgacaattacatgaagttgatgcaaagagtcaatatttgcggtgttgacccttctttttcaagagctctgcaatccgccctggcatgctgtcaattaacttctgggccacatcctgactgatggcagcatattcttgcataatcaatgcttggagtttgtcagaatttgtggggttttgtttgtccacccgcctcttgaggattaaccacacgttctcaatgggattaaggtctggggagtttcctggtcatggatccaaaatatcgatgttttgttcccaagccacttagttatcacttttaccttatggcaaggtgctccgtcatgctggaaaaggcattgttcatcaccaaactgttcctggatggttgggagaagttgctctcggaggatgtgttggtaccattcttcattcatggctgtgttcttaggcaaaattgtgagtgagcccactcccttggctgagaagcaaccccacacatgaatggtctcaggatgctttactgttggcctgacacaggactgatggtagcgcgctcaccttgtcttctccggacaagcttttttccagatgccctaaacaatcagaaagggtattcatcagagaaaatgactttacccaagTCCTCAGCAGTTCAattcctgtaccttttgcagaatatcagtccctgatgtttttcctggagagaagtggtttctttgctgcccttcttgacaccaggccatcctccaaaaatcTTTGCCCCACtttgcgtgcagatgcactcacacctgcctgctgccattcctgagcaagctctgtactggtggtgccccgatctcgcagctgaatcaactttaggagacggtcctggcacttgctggactttcttggtgccctgaagccttcttcacaacaaatGAACCGCTCTccctgaagttcttgatgatctgaaaatggttgatttaggtgcaatcttactggcagcaatatccttgcctgtgaagccctttttgtgcaaatcaatgatgacggcacatgtttccttgtaggtaaccatggttgacagaggaagaacaatgattccctccttttgaagcttccagtctgttattcgaactcaatcagcatgactgacggatctccagccttgtcctcgtcaacactcacacctgtgttaacgagagaatcactgacatgatgtcagctggtccttttgtggcagggctgaaatgcagtggaaatgttttttgggggggattcagttcatttgtatGGAAAAGAGGgattttgcaattaattgcaattgatctgatcactcttcataacattctggactatatgcaaattgccatcatacaaactgaggcagcagactttgggaaaattcatatttgtgtcattctgaaaacttttggccacgactgtacattcagcctcttgtgatTTGAAGGAAAAGGATTAAACACAAAAGATACATTATtttatgttttttaaatatttttttcttggtGAATTTTGTGGGGAAGCCTGGCCtctcttggcatccatgaatgcACACCACTGATAGTGAACCAACCAACCAACTCAATGTTTTTTTTACAGTCTGGGTACAGTATTTTTACTGACCACCAGATGGGGCATTGTGTGGCTATGGCAGGATATCCAATTGACAAAGACTTTCACCCTCCTGTTTGGTGTTTCTCTGACTTGCCTAGATGCCTATTACTTCTCCCTCAACATCCATATTTaaaattgaaaaaaatatttaacctttatttaaccaggaagggctcattgagatttaaaatctattttttttcaagagcgccctggccaagataggcagcaccaagtcattacaaatattacagacaaacaacatgaaaaactacaagtaatctagtaaaaaccatagaattcataagactataacaaaatcaaaaacagcaaattaaaatcattgacaggtcagggaatcagcctcaagatcattcatcagtgattctaaaataccaatcgggacaagttcttccagtttaaaagtattttagaGAAAATTATGCCTTACTGTATTTTCCCAAATATTTTTGAACCTACTTTCAGTAGGCTATTAGTTCCCTGAAATCAGTTCAACTCCTCTTCAGCCTACAAGACTGtctttttgtgtgtttgtgatgtgtgtgtaaccttgtgagcttcctctgtgtctgtgtgtgatgtgtgtgtaaccATGTGAGTTtcttttgtgtctgtgtgtgatgtgtgtatccATGTCCGTTTCGTCTGTGTGGGATGTGTGTAACCATGTGAgtttcctctgtgtctgtgtgtatatgataTGTGTAACTATGTGAgtttcctctgtgtctgtgtgtatatgatgtgtgtaaccatgtgagtttcctctgtgtctgtgtgtatatgataTGTGTAACCA
Encoded here:
- the LOC115110759 gene encoding cytochrome c oxidase subunit 6A, mitochondrial-like, coding for MASPASMVARRVLSAASHAGHEGGSARTWKVLSFVLALPGVAVCIANAYMKMQQHSHEPPEFVAYSHLRIRTKKWPWGDGNHSLFHNPHENALPEGYEGPRH